The following coding sequences are from one Helicoverpa zea isolate HzStark_Cry1AcR chromosome 4, ilHelZeax1.1, whole genome shotgun sequence window:
- the LOC124629605 gene encoding E3 ubiquitin-protein ligase Ufd4 isoform X2: MAEVDPETLLEWLLTGQGDERDMQLIALEQLCMLLLMSDNVDRCFESCPPRTFLPALCKIFLDECAPDNVLEVTARAITYYLDVSAECTRRIVAIEGAVKAICSRLLTVDPNNRTSKDLAEQCIKVLELVCTREAGAVWEGGGLPAVLHFITHHGTSVHKDTLHSAMAVVSRVCGKMEPGDARVGDAVSSLSALLRHNDARVADAALRCFASLADRFARAHADPAPLAEHGLIEELVRRLGSAESGDDKCSAPAVSTTVSLLSTLCRGSAQITHDLVRLELCSAVEAAVQADERWCLECMRLVDLLLVLLCEGRHAIQNGSTRNGSSTSGSSGSGGASGEGSSASGSGARGDKSHRQLIDCIRGKDTDALLAAVSSGAVDVNFTDDVGQTLLNWASAFGTREMVEFLCEKGADVNRGQRSSSLHYAACFGRPAIAKVLLRYGANADLRDEDGKTPLDKARERHDQGHREVAAILQCPGEWLVVGSHDSPSPTNDDDFPETGDKEMAAIYLERLVPVFCARYLGAGGAGVRRACLSLVRKMVHYAPARLLRALSRRRDPPAAALLTQLVAAVLDNAGELGARGRAPPRVLRSRYIRPPADDDDGHLIVLGIAEELMVKASDIYLEQFARLGVFSKVEGLAAAPAAFMSSDNDTSSTPGCSEDASCLSSGVGYSWAEWSLCRGRDALYVWSDAAALELSTGSNGWFRFLLDGKLATMYSSGSPEHQTDNTENRGEFIDKLQRARASVKNSVPQPILSKPGTSKLIIGNWALSCKKEKELQIHNTDGQQQTTILREDLPGFIFESNRGTKHSFTAETFLGPELASGWTDRRTVTPHNAVNASRSRLAAKAEALKAQVCERARALYSRHLANAATRQPRPPVARLRALLATMQRLATQPTDDWQRELNESLDQLTELLCGDELLSAYELQSSGLAPSLLQVLSPQANDAPGQAAARARLVRAWVSRRGGAAGGVLARRLVAVLESVERLPVLAPHGDAPPPAAGTLHHLTKRIRLRVERANDETTEDSTSNNGNNAGRNLKVEALTTVRQLERFLAKSVARQWYDMDRATFNFVQKIKAEAPITFTYEHDFDENGIIYFIGSNGGTCEWVNPGAHGLVSVWSSDGRQLPYGRAEDVLSRSPEPLNVHTNDDRRAFIALDLGLQVVPSAYTLRHARGYGRSALRNWLFQMSADGVTWSTLLSHSDEQTLQEPGSTATWRIRADAPYRYLRIQQNGKNASGQSHYLSLSGLEIYGKVVSVNEVGPRQCGGGGAAVGAGGGARARRWSRGARGVCAGARVLRGPDWKWRDQDGPHPALGTVTSDLHNGWVDVRWDHGGRNSYRMGAEGKFDLKVVSGGATGGDNKQGRKSHSTPSLPDATGADHQVSVASTEQASSADNISSEEMASNMSRPRTHATDLSAINNSTHHINTDLATIVESLTLGAESNNCMSDLGNTSFTNMEMGPTSITDITKPYPAKEPVPETNTQECEDNDAADGQYGDHKKDSQSGGSGAMSASEPDLTQQGAARLLESLGVGRGAGAGRGNNPQRAPRTNHSTSLFPSLVRLALSSNFPGGLLSAAQSYPSLVPNAQNALTLSLTSTSSESEQWLQVSLEDFLESCRAPALLTELEDDDEGEDALDSDKENEPTYQEVSRNLLSLMEEEALEAVRGNSGQGSRQRKPWDDDFVLKRQFSALIPAFDPRPGRTNLNQTVDLEIPLNESSDGEESSSTETGGTSAGAGAGGGRLPALRLVLSAGGASVALERPAWTLYRAVLALTARLPLLDTHRDLTYTLTYKEIEGMETFASSSDSEDDEPCDPERGIAGAEGAEGAMATCCVRVLRRLRSAAPSLPAEAFVSTKLTNKLHQQLQEPLTLAAAATPLWCQQLNDWCPFLFPLETRQMFFACTAFGTSRTIVWLQAQRDRALDRQRSGNTVSPRRAELEATEFRMGRLRHERVRIPRQPDLLRSAMQVMRVHAGRKSVLEVEFAGEEGTGLGPTLEFYALVAAELQRADLAMWLSDAPAAAPDDSAPHHLVLPDEKPPGYYVTRAGGLFPAPLPQDSPICDTVCKYFWFLGVFLAKVLQDGRLVDLPISEPFLRIMCGEELTNDCLEEIDPIRHRFLQSVVAAAEQYDSIMRDPTLDEDERSAQVAALTVEGATFEQLALTMTHVAAHADPAVAVQPLCDNGENIEVGGHNARAYAESSARWMVRGGVRRQTAAFRRGFGAVFPPRRLRAFCAAELRLLLCGERGPVWTRDHLLQYTEPKLGYTRDSPGFLRLVDVLVEMSLRERKAFLQFATGCSSLPPGGLANLHPRLTVVRKVDAGDGSYPSVNTCVHYLKLPEYSCKEVLRERLLAATNERGFHLN; encoded by the exons ATGGCGGAAGTGGATCCAGAAACATTATTAGAATGGCTGCTGACTGGGCAGGGTGATGAGCGTGACATGCAGCTCATTGCTCTTGAACAACTGTGCATGTTGCTGCTCATGTCTGACAATGTTGATAGATGCTTTGAAAG cTGTCCTCCAAGAACATTTCTTCCAGCATTGTGTAAAATATTCTTAGATGAATGTGCACCAGACAATGTGTTGGAAGTGACAGCCAGAGCTATTACTTACTATTTGGATGTGTCTG CTGAATGTACAAGACGGATAGTGGCTATTGAAGGAGCAGTGAAGGCCATTTGTAGCAGACTGCTCACAGTTGATCCTAACAATCGCACCAGCAAGGACCTTGCTGAGCAGTGCATTAAA GTATTGGAATTGGTGTGCACCAGAGAAGCAGGTGCCGTGTGGGAAGGTGGTGGCCTCCCTGCTGTTTTACATTTCATTACACATCATGGTACATCTGTGCACAAGGATACACTTCACTCAGCCATGGCAGTTGTTTCAAG GGTTTGTGGCAAAATGGAGCCGGGTGATGCACGCGTGGGCGATGCGGTGTCGTCACTGTCGGCGCTGCTGCGTCACAATGACGCCCGAGTGGCCGACGCTGCTCTGCGCTGCTTTGCCTCTCTAGCTGATCGGTTTGCTCGCGCGCATGCTGACCCAGCCCCTCTTGCTGAGCATG GTTTGATTGAGGAACTAGTTCGCCGATTGGGAAGTGCTGAAAGTGGTGATGATAAGTGTTCAGCTCCTGCAGTATCCACCACAGTCAGTCTGCTCTCCACACTATGCCGAGGTTCTGCACAGATCACACAT GACCTCGTCCGCCTGGAGTTGTGCTCAGCTGTGGAGGCAGCTGTGCAGGCCGATGAGCGCTGGTGTCTCGAATGTATGCGTCTCGTTGATCTGTTGCTTGTGCTCTTGTGTGAAGGACGGCACGCCATACAAAA TGGTTCAACTCGAAACGGGAGTTCGACATCTGGGTCGAGCGGCTCTGGCGGCGCGAGCGGCGAGGGCTCGTCGGCGAGCGGCAGCGGCGCCCGCGGCGACAAGTCGCACCGGCAGCTCATCGACTGCATCCGCGGCAAGGACACGGACGCGCTGCTCGCCGCCGTCTCCAGCGGCGCCGTCGACGTCAACTTCACTGACGACGTCGGACAAACATTGCTCAACTGGGCCTCGGCTTTCGGTACCAGGGAAATGGTCGAGTTCCTGTGTGAAAAAG GTGCTGATGTAAACCGTGGTCAACGTAGTTCATCTCTGCACTACGCGGCGTGCTTCGGTCGCCCCGCTATCGCCAAGGTGCTCCTTCGCTACGGGGCTAATGCGGATTTGCGAGATGAGGACGGCAAGACACCACTTGATAAGGCTCGCGAAAGACACGATCAAG GTCACAGGGAAGTGGCAGCTATTCTTCAGTGCCCTGGCGAGTGGTTGGTTGTCGGTAGTCACGACTCACCATCACCTaccaatgatgatgattttccTGAAACTGGAGACAAGGAAATGGCAGCAATTTACCTAGA ACGGCTGGTGCCGGTGTTCTGCGCGCGCTACctgggcgcgggcggcgcgggcgtgcGGCGCGCGTGCCTGTCGCTGGTGCGCAAGATGGTGCACTACGCGCCCGCCCGCCTGCTGCGCGCGCTGTCCCGCCGCCGCGacccgcccgccgccgcgctgctCACGCAGCTCGtcgccgccgtgctcgacaACGCC GGCGAGCTGGGCGCGAGAggccgcgcgccgccgcgaGTGCTGCGCAGCCGCTATATCCGCCCGCCTGCG GACGACGACGACGGTCACCTCATAGTGCTGGGTATCGCAGAAGAGCTCATGGTGAAGGCATCCGACATATACCTGGAGCAGTTCGCGCGTCTCGGCGTCTTCAGCAAGGTGGAGGGGCTGGCCGCTGCGCCGGCTGCTTTCATGTCTTCTGATAATGACACTTCTAGTACTCCGG GTTGCAGTGAAGACGCGTCGTGCCTGTCAAGCGGCGTGGGCTACTCGTGGGCGGAGTGGTCGCTGTGCCGCGGCCGCGACGCGCTCTACGTGTGGAGTGACGCGGCCGCGCTCGAGCTCAGCACCGGCAGTAATGGCTGGTTCCGCTTCCTGCTCGACGGCAAACTGGCCACTATGTACTCCAGCGGCAGCCCTGAACATCAGACTGATAATACTG AAAACCGTGGTGAATTTATCGACAAACTGCAAAGAGCTCGAGCCTCAGTAAAGAATTCGGTCCCACAACCGATTCTTTCGAAGCCAGGGACGTCTAAATTGATTATTGGTAACTGGGCTCTTTCCTGCAAAAA AGAAAAAGAATTACAAATCCACAACACAGATGGTCAGCAACAGACTACAATACTCAGAGAAGACTTGcctggttttatttttgaatcgaACAGGGGAACCAAACACTCATTTACTGCTGAAACCTTTTTAG GTCCCGAGTTGGCAAGCGGCTGGACAGACCGCAGGACTGTGACACCTCATAATGCAGTAAATGCAAGTCGATCACGATTGGCAGCTAAAGCAGAAGCATTGAAAGCACAG GTGTGCGAGCGAGCCCGCGCGCTGTACTCGCGGCACCTGGCCAACGCCGCCACGCGCCAGCCGCGCCCGCCCGTCGCCCGGCTGCGGGCCCTGCTCGCCACCATGCAGCGCCTCGCCACGCAGCCCACAG ACGACTGGCAGCGCGAGCTGAATGAGTCCCTCGATCAACTGACTGAGCTGTTGTGTGGAGACGAACTGCTCTCAGCGTACGAATTGCAGTCCAGTGGTCTAGCGCCTTCCTTGCTGCAAGTGCTTTCACCACAAGCGAACG ACGCGCCGGGTcaggcggcggcgcgcgcgcggctGGTGCGCGCGTGGGTgtcgcggcgcggcggcgcggcgggcggcgtgCTGGCGCGGCGCCTGGTGGCCGTGCTGGAGAGCGTGGAGCGCCTGCCCGTGCTGGCGCCGCACGGcgacgcgccgccgcccgcggcCGGCACGCTGCACCACCTCACCAAGCGCATCAG GTTGCGTGTCGAGCGTGCAAACGATGAAACTACCGAGGACTCAACGTCGAACAACGGCAACAACGCCGGCCGCAATCTGAAAGTAGAGGCGTTGACGACTGTACGACAGCTAGAGAGGTTCCTCGCCAAGTCGGTCGCCCGCCAGTGGTACGATATGGACCGCGCCACATTTAACTTCGTACAGAAGATCAAAGCCGAGGCGCCCATTACATTTACATACGAA caTGATTTCGACGAGAATGGAATCATTTACTTTATTGGCAGCAATGGAGGCACATGCGAATGGGTAAATCCCGGTGCCCACGGTCTGGTCAGTGTTTGGTCGTCTGACGGCAGACAGTTGCCGTACGGTCGCGCCGAGGATGTGCTCTCGAGGTCCCCGGAGCCTCTAAATGTACACACGAACGATGATAGACGAGCGTTCATAGCGTTAGATTTGGGTTTACAAGTAGTGCCTTCAGCGTACACTTTACGTCACGCTCGCGGCTATGGGCGTTCAGCGCTCAGAAATTGGCTATTTCAA ATGTCAGCTGACGGCGTGACATGGAGCACGCTGTTGTCGCACAGCGACGAACAAACGTTACAGGAGCCGGGCAGTACGGCCACGTGGCGGATCCGCGCCGACGCGCCGTATCGATACCTCAGGATACAGCAGAACGGAAAGAATGCCAGCGGACAGAGCCATTATCTGTCACTCTCCGGCCTTGAGATTTATGGCAAA GTGGTGAGCGTGAACGAGGTGGGTCCGCGTcagtgcggcggcggcggcgcggcggtggGGGCTGGGggcggggcgcgggcgcggcgctggTCGCGCGGGGCCCGCGGGGTCTGCGCGGGCGCGCGGGTGCTGCGCGGCCCCGACTGGAAGTGGCGCGACCAGGACGGCCCGCATCCCGCGCTCGGCACCGTCACCTCTGACCTGCACAATGGATGGGTCGATGTCAG GTGGGACCATGGAGGACGCAACTCCTACCGAATGGGTGCGGAGGGCAAATTCGACCTAAAGGTGGTGAGCGGTGGCGCCACCGGCGGCGATAACAAACAAGGCCGCAAGAGCCACTCCACTCCCAGCCTGCCTGATGCTACGGGCGCCGACCATCAG GTATCAGTAGCATCGACCGAGCAAGCGTCGTCGGCGGACAACATATCGAGCGAGGAGATGGCGAGCAACATGTCGCGGCCCCGCACCCACGCGACTGACCTCTCTGCTATCAACAATTCTACGCACCATATTAATACAG ATCTAGCAACAATTGTAGAATCGCTGACACTTGGAGCGGAGAGCAATAATTGCATGTCCGATTTGGGCAACACATCCTTCACAAATATGGAAATGGGCCCCACAAGTATTACCGACATCACCAAACCCTACCCAGCCAAAGAACCGGTACCAGAAACTAATACTCAAGAG TGTGAGGACAACGACGCTGCCGATGGTCAGTATGGTGACCACAAGAAAGACAGTCAGTCCGGTGGCTCAGGCGCAATGAGCGCTAGCGAACCAGATTTAACTCAACAG GGTGCCGCAAGGCTGTTGGAATCTCTAGGAGTGGGTCGCGGCGCGGGTGCCGGTCGCGGCAACAACCCACAGCGTGCTCCTCGGACTAACCACTCCACTAGCCTATTCCCAAG TTTGGTGCGCCTCGCTCTCTCAAGCAACTTCCCTGGAGGACTACTCTCAGCTGCTCAAAGCTACCCGTCGCTGGTTCCAAACGCACAAAATGCTCTGACCCTGTCTCTCACGTCCACGTCGAGTGAAAGTGAAcag TGGCTGCAGGTGTCGTTAGAAGACTTCCTGGAGTCGTGTCGCGCTCCCGCCTTGCTGACGGAGCTGGAGGACGACGATGAAGGCGAAGACGCGCTCGATAGTGATAAGGAAAACGAACCCACATATCAAGAG GTCTCACGGAATCTGCTGTCATTGATGGAAGAAGAAGCTTTGGAAGCGGTTCGAGGTAACAGTGGCCAGGGTAGCCGCCAGCGTAAACCATGGGACGATGATTTCGTTTTAAAACGACAGTTCTCAGCGCTCATACCGGCGTTCGACCCTCGACCTGGAAGAACTAATCTGAACCAAACTGTTG ATCTGGAAATCCCTCTGAACGAGTCATCGgacggtgaggagagcagcagcACGGAGACGGGCGGCACGAGCGCGGgtgcgggcgcgggcggcgggcggcTGCCGGCGCTGCGGCTGGTGCtgagcgcgggcggcgcgtcggTGGCGCTGGAGCGGCCGGCCTGGACGCTGTACCGCGCCGTACTGGCGCTGACTGCTCGGCTGCCGCTGCTCGACACGCACCGCGACCTCACATACAC ATTAACATACAAGGAAATTGAGGGCATGGAAACATTCGCCTCTTCCAGCGACAGCGAGGATGACGAACCGTGCGATCCGG AGCGCGGAATCGCGGGTGCAGAGGGTGCGGAAGGCGCGATGGCGACGTGCTGCGTGCGCGTGCTGCGGCGCCTGCGCAGTGCCGCGCCCTCGCTGCCGGCCGAGGCCTTCGTGTCTACCAAGCTTACTAACAAACTGCACCAGCAGCTGCAAGAACCTCTCACTCTTGCCGCCGCTGCCACGCCGCTGTG GTGCCAGCAGTTGAACGATTGGTGTCCGTTCCTGTTCCCTCTAGAGACACGCCAAATGTTCTTCGCGTGCACTGCCTTTGGAACGTCTCGCACTATCGTCTGGTTGCAGGCTCAGCGGGATCGCGCTCTCGATAGACAAAG ATCTGGTAACACGGTGTCTCCGCGCCGTGCTGAGCTCGAAGCGACAGAGTTCCGCATGGGTCGCCTGCGGCACGAGCGAGTGCGGATACCGCGCCAGCCGGACCTGCTGCGCTCTGCTATGCAG GTGATGCGCGTGCACGCGGGCCGCAAGTCGGTGCTGGAGGTGGAGTTCGCGGGCGAGGAGGGCACGGGGCTGGGCCCCACGCTGGAGTTCTACGCGCTCGTGGCGGCCGAGCTGCAGCGCGCCGACCTCGCCATGTGGCTCAGCgacgcgcccgccgccgcgcccgacgACTCCGCGCCGCACCACCTCGTGCTGCCCGACG AGAAACCGCCGGGATACTACGTGACCCGTGCAGGCGGTCTGTTCCCAGCGCCGCTCCCTCAAGACTCCCCCATCTGTGATACAGTTTGCAAATATTTCTGGTTCTTAGGAGTATTTTTAGctaag GTTCTGCAGGACGGGCGGCTCGTCGATTTACCGATCTCAGAGCCCTTCCTGCGTATTATGTGCGGCGAGGAATTGACCAATGACTGTTTAGAGGAGATTGATCCAATCAGGCATCG GTTCCTGCAGAGCGTGGTAGCGGCTGCAGAGCAGTACGACAGCATCATGCGCGACCCCACCCTGGACGAAGACGAGCGCAGTGCTCAAGTCGCCGCGCTCACCGTGGAGGGCGCCACCTTCGAGCAGCTCGCGCTCACCATGACGCACGTGGCGGCCCACGCCGACCCCGCCGTCGCCGTGCAGCCGCTCTGCGACAACGGCGAGAACATCGAG GTGGGAGGACACAACGCGCGCGCGTACGCGGAGAGCAGCGCGCGCTGGATGGTGCGCGGCGGCGTGCGGCGCCAGACCGCCGCCTTCCGCCGCGGCTTCGGCGCCGTGTtcccgccgcgccgcctgcgcgccttCTGCGCCGCCGAGCTGCGCCTGCTGCTGTGCGGCGAGCGCGGGCCCGTGTGGACGCGCGACCACCTGCTGCAGTACACCGAGCCCAAGCTCGGCTACACGCGCGACAG